The proteins below come from a single Rhizobium rhizoryzae genomic window:
- a CDS encoding ABC transporter permease, whose translation MNRAVLPLLLLALLFAGGFWQPHDPDAVDILNRHAGPSIPHLLGTDHLGRDLLSRLMVGGFRTAIVILAVGAIGLVGGSLLGTLAALLGGWREVAILKASQVFIMVPTLIVALTAAAIFGLSPLSAGMALGLAAIGPLTVFTHALTRRVLSQPFMLGAEALGVRSSGKLFRHLLPNTLPSILTYVGNQSGSAAIAYASLAFIGLGADPSLPDWGGMLFEYRIFIFDNPMLVLWPTLTLAGTVFLFNRACDR comes from the coding sequence ATGAACCGCGCTGTGCTTCCGCTCCTGCTGCTTGCCCTTCTATTCGCCGGTGGCTTCTGGCAACCGCATGATCCGGACGCGGTTGATATCCTCAACCGTCACGCCGGACCAAGCATCCCACACCTCCTCGGAACGGATCATCTGGGCCGCGACCTCTTGTCCCGGCTGATGGTCGGCGGGTTCCGGACGGCTATCGTAATCCTTGCCGTCGGGGCGATCGGGCTGGTGGGCGGCTCTCTGCTTGGAACCCTCGCCGCCCTTCTCGGCGGCTGGCGGGAGGTCGCAATCCTGAAGGCAAGCCAAGTATTCATCATGGTGCCGACCTTGATCGTCGCGCTGACGGCAGCAGCCATCTTCGGGCTATCGCCCTTGAGCGCCGGCATGGCGCTGGGCCTTGCGGCCATCGGACCGCTGACTGTGTTCACGCATGCCTTGACGCGACGCGTCCTGTCGCAACCCTTCATGCTGGGAGCCGAGGCACTTGGCGTGCGCTCCAGCGGCAAGCTCTTTCGTCATCTCTTGCCAAACACGCTGCCATCGATCCTGACTTATGTCGGCAACCAGTCCGGCTCTGCCGCCATTGCTTATGCCTCGCTCGCCTTTATCGGTCTTGGCGCCGATCCTTCGCTCCCCGATTGGGGTGGAATGCTCTTTGAATACCGCATATTCATCTTCGACAATCCGATGCTGGTTTTATGGCCAACGCTGACGCTCGCAGGCACTGTCTTTCTTTTCAATCGAGCCTGTGACCGATGA
- a CDS encoding NAD(P)/FAD-dependent oxidoreductase: protein MADPIYDVIIIGGSYAGLSAALQLARARRSVLIIDEGERRNRFASHSHGFLTQDGVDPARIAADARAQVMQYQTVGWLSGRAERAARIEMNDASGAGFEVFANGQRHISRRLLLATGVKDILPAMPGLAERWGKSVFHCPYCHGYELNKGQIGVIAGSELSMHHALMLPDWGTTTLLLNDAFEPTAEQLQSLAMRGVSIERSPVEAISGHADIMLADGRTLSFAGLFALAPFEMTTPIPLELGLEFEEGPIGSPIRTDPMKETSMPGVFACGDAARPMASVALAVGDGNLAGAGLHRSLLFGKI, encoded by the coding sequence ATGGCCGATCCCATTTACGACGTCATCATCATCGGCGGCAGCTATGCCGGCCTATCCGCCGCCCTCCAGCTCGCCCGTGCCCGCCGCTCGGTCCTGATCATTGATGAGGGCGAGCGTCGCAATCGTTTTGCCAGCCATTCCCACGGTTTCCTGACGCAGGATGGGGTGGATCCCGCCCGCATCGCGGCGGATGCGCGGGCCCAGGTGATGCAGTACCAGACGGTCGGATGGCTGTCCGGTCGGGCGGAGCGTGCAGCGCGAATCGAAATGAATGACGCATCAGGCGCGGGTTTCGAAGTCTTTGCCAATGGCCAGCGGCACATCTCCCGCCGCTTGCTCCTGGCGACCGGCGTGAAAGATATTCTGCCCGCCATGCCAGGCCTTGCGGAACGCTGGGGTAAGTCTGTCTTCCACTGCCCCTATTGTCATGGCTACGAACTGAACAAAGGCCAGATCGGCGTCATCGCCGGATCGGAGCTCTCGATGCATCACGCCCTGATGCTGCCCGATTGGGGCACCACGACGCTACTCCTCAACGACGCGTTCGAACCGACCGCGGAACAGCTTCAAAGCCTTGCCATGCGCGGCGTCAGCATCGAGCGCAGTCCCGTCGAAGCCATCAGCGGCCATGCCGACATCATGCTTGCCGATGGACGCACCTTGTCCTTTGCTGGCCTGTTTGCGCTGGCGCCCTTCGAGATGACCACTCCCATACCCTTGGAGCTTGGACTGGAATTCGAAGAAGGACCCATCGGATCGCCGATTAGGACGGACCCGATGAAGGAAACCAGCATGCCGGGCGTTTTCGCCTGTGGTGATGCCGCGAGGCCGATGGCATCCGTTGCTCTCGCGGTTGGCGATGGAAACCTTGCCGGCGCCGGACTGCACCGCTCGCTGTTGTTCGGCAAGATCTAG
- a CDS encoding ABC transporter substrate-binding protein has translation MPIPLRQRLSSALIATAALVAVAWPAAATEPLRIGATFITSGVDPAKGSNGWALTSHGVGENLFTVDRQGKLVPELAEKAERTGDLTWTITLKAGRAFSDGTPVTAAALAAGFERTFANNKAALATGGKLTFAAADDLTLRVSTEKPVPLIQALFAEWPLIAYKPAAEDGKTIFTGPYEIADFKVDAAIELKPNAHFEGADQRRPLTLKRFGDAQTMALAFQSGELDLAFGLPSEVAARLTRDPSLTVKSFAVGYQYFAFLNTTRPVVQDKSVRQAIDLAFDRKELAAAINGGTPATGAYAPYFPFAGSQARPTDAARAAAILDTAGWTKGTDGMRTKDGKALKLLAITYPQRPDLVTMLPVVKAQLSRIGIGLDTQIVDNIAEAAASGNFDIALWAQHTAPSGDPAFFLNSMLRSGASLNYTKYASPEFDAIIDRFATTGDPAERIQIALDAQAKLFDDVPVSFLVSPVWYVGVSDRLKGYEPWGSDYHVLRADIGESK, from the coding sequence ATGCCCATTCCGCTCCGCCAGCGCCTCAGCAGCGCGCTGATCGCCACCGCAGCCCTTGTGGCCGTCGCGTGGCCCGCAGCAGCGACTGAGCCTTTGCGCATCGGCGCAACCTTCATCACCAGTGGCGTTGACCCGGCCAAGGGATCAAATGGCTGGGCGCTCACCAGCCACGGGGTTGGCGAAAACCTGTTTACCGTCGACAGGCAAGGCAAACTTGTACCGGAACTGGCCGAAAAGGCCGAACGCACGGGCGACCTCACCTGGACGATCACCTTGAAGGCAGGGCGCGCATTCTCTGATGGCACGCCCGTGACAGCCGCAGCTTTGGCGGCCGGTTTCGAGCGCACCTTTGCCAACAACAAGGCAGCATTGGCGACAGGCGGGAAACTGACGTTTGCAGCAGCAGACGACCTCACCCTCAGGGTATCGACGGAAAAGCCGGTTCCTCTCATCCAGGCCCTGTTTGCCGAATGGCCGCTGATTGCCTACAAGCCGGCAGCCGAGGACGGCAAGACGATCTTTACCGGCCCCTACGAAATCGCGGATTTCAAGGTCGATGCGGCGATCGAATTGAAGCCGAATGCCCATTTTGAAGGGGCGGACCAGCGCAGACCGTTGACACTGAAACGGTTCGGCGATGCGCAAACCATGGCGCTGGCCTTTCAATCCGGGGAGTTGGATCTGGCCTTTGGTCTCCCCTCCGAAGTTGCCGCCCGACTGACGCGTGATCCGTCCCTGACAGTCAAATCCTTCGCGGTCGGGTACCAGTATTTTGCCTTTTTGAACACGACAAGGCCGGTGGTTCAGGACAAATCCGTGCGCCAGGCCATCGACCTCGCCTTCGATCGCAAGGAACTGGCCGCTGCCATCAATGGCGGAACACCGGCAACCGGCGCCTATGCTCCTTATTTTCCGTTTGCCGGCAGCCAAGCCCGGCCGACAGATGCTGCCAGGGCTGCCGCGATCCTGGATACTGCGGGCTGGACAAAGGGCACCGACGGCATGCGTACCAAGGACGGCAAGGCTCTGAAGCTGCTGGCGATCACATACCCGCAACGGCCGGATCTGGTCACCATGCTGCCGGTCGTCAAGGCACAGCTTTCCCGGATCGGCATCGGGCTCGACACACAGATCGTGGACAATATTGCAGAGGCGGCGGCCAGCGGCAATTTCGACATCGCGCTCTGGGCCCAACACACCGCCCCCAGCGGCGATCCGGCCTTTTTCCTGAACTCGATGCTGCGAAGCGGTGCCTCGCTCAACTATACCAAATATGCATCGCCGGAATTCGACGCCATCATCGACCGCTTCGCCACCACCGGCGACCCCGCCGAACGCATCCAGATTGCATTGGACGCCCAAGCGAAGCTGTTTGACGACGTGCCCGTTTCCTTCCTCGTCTCGCCGGTCTGGTATGTCGGCGTCTCCGACAGACTGAAGGGTTACGAGCCCTGGGGATCGGACTATCACGTCCTGCGCGCCGATATCGGCGAGAGCAAGTGA
- a CDS encoding ABC transporter permease, translating into MKKLASWGLQTALGLLVVSFAAFAIITLMPVDPVEIAIRTWNLPATDETMAALRQDWGLDRPLISRYLRWGRDFLHGDWGRSFRTGEPVRTEFLHRLPLSLSIGIAGLCLALLLALPLGFAAVVKPGGVADRFSRLLSVFTQSTPVFATGLVLIWVFGVQLRWIRPFANDRASLVLAIALVALHSTAVLARVYRKGLQEAAIQPWFVTARAKGLSETQALWRHAHPSALYAVLAAVHSEAGWVIGSAAAMEILFGLPGISQFLVQSISMRDQMVLQAYVMVIALWMVSIDCLARLMMLRLEPRLP; encoded by the coding sequence ATGAAGAAGCTGGCATCATGGGGATTGCAGACAGCGCTCGGCCTGCTTGTCGTGTCTTTCGCAGCCTTTGCAATCATCACCCTGATGCCGGTCGACCCTGTCGAGATCGCCATTCGCACCTGGAATCTGCCCGCAACCGACGAGACGATGGCCGCCCTGCGCCAGGACTGGGGTCTCGACCGGCCTCTGATTTCCCGCTATCTCCGATGGGGCCGGGACTTTTTGCACGGCGACTGGGGACGATCCTTCCGGACGGGTGAACCCGTCCGTACCGAGTTCCTCCACCGTTTGCCCCTGTCGCTCAGCATTGGCATTGCCGGGCTCTGCCTTGCCCTGTTGTTGGCCCTGCCGCTCGGATTTGCGGCAGTCGTGAAGCCGGGCGGGGTCGCAGATCGGTTCAGTCGCCTGTTGTCCGTGTTCACGCAATCCACGCCGGTGTTTGCGACCGGGCTCGTGCTGATCTGGGTGTTCGGCGTGCAACTGCGGTGGATACGACCGTTCGCCAATGACCGTGCCTCACTGGTGCTGGCTATCGCGCTCGTTGCCCTGCATTCCACTGCAGTTCTGGCCCGAGTTTACCGCAAAGGTCTGCAGGAAGCCGCAATACAGCCCTGGTTCGTCACCGCTCGTGCCAAAGGTTTGTCCGAAACACAAGCACTGTGGCGTCATGCCCATCCGAGCGCATTGTATGCGGTTCTTGCCGCCGTGCATTCCGAAGCCGGCTGGGTAATCGGCAGCGCCGCCGCCATGGAAATCCTGTTTGGCCTTCCGGGGATCAGCCAATTCCTGGTTCAGAGTATCTCGATGCGCGATCAGATGGTGTTGCAGGCCTATGTCATGGTCATCGCACTTTGGATGGTGAGCATCGATTGCCTGGCACGGCTGATGATGCTGCGGCTGGAGCCACGCCTGCCATGA
- a CDS encoding bifunctional sugar phosphate isomerase/epimerase/4-hydroxyphenylpyruvate dioxygenase family protein produces the protein MKTSIATVSISGDLPEKLNAIAKAGFSGVEIFENDLLIHDASPADVRRMVSDHGLEISLFQPFRDFEGMPEPYRSRCFDRAERKFDIMEQLGTDLMLVCSNVSPVSLGGIDRAAADFRELGERAAKRGLRIGYEALAWGRHINDHRDAWEIVRRADHPNIGLILDSFHTLSRKIDPESIRSIPGDKIFFVQLADAPQIDMDLLYWSRHFRNMPGEGDLPLVPFMAAIAATGYDGPLSLEIFNDQFRSGSARLIAEDGHRSLLNLMDDVRRAAPDLKVTTDEVPPRIAVEAVEFVEFAASLEDADDLVALLTTLGFVKAGQHKNRKVDLYQQGEIRIVINNDPDSIASSSYSVHGVNVYAFGLRVADARRAVERALAMGAEVFSEPRRPGEAAVPAVTASGGEIIYFIDGSDALGEIWSKEFDLASTSTTGAGLTRIDHLAQTTRYDEMLSLLLFYTAIFDVSRSGMVDVADPGGLVRSQAIHAADGRFRVTINGAESRKTFAGHFLTEGFGAGVQHIAFQTGDIFATATALKTCGLEPLPISQNYYDDLEARFGLMPDFVDRLRDLSILYDRDHDGEYFQLYSRTFGEGFFFEIIERRNGYNGYGAANAIFRIAAQRRLSRPVGLPSG, from the coding sequence ATGAAAACCTCGATCGCGACCGTCTCGATCAGCGGTGACCTGCCGGAGAAACTGAATGCCATCGCCAAAGCAGGATTCAGCGGGGTGGAGATCTTCGAAAACGACCTCCTGATCCATGACGCCTCGCCGGCCGATGTCCGGCGCATGGTCAGCGATCACGGGCTGGAGATCTCGCTCTTCCAGCCGTTCCGCGATTTTGAAGGCATGCCCGAGCCCTATCGCAGCCGCTGCTTCGACCGGGCGGAGCGCAAGTTCGACATCATGGAGCAGCTGGGCACGGACCTGATGCTGGTCTGCTCGAATGTCTCTCCCGTCTCGCTCGGCGGCATCGACCGGGCGGCGGCCGATTTCCGCGAGCTTGGCGAACGGGCCGCAAAGCGCGGCCTGCGCATCGGCTACGAGGCGCTCGCATGGGGACGCCACATCAATGACCATCGCGATGCCTGGGAAATCGTGCGCCGCGCCGATCATCCGAACATCGGCCTCATCCTCGACAGTTTCCACACGCTGTCTCGCAAGATCGATCCGGAAAGCATCCGCTCGATCCCCGGCGACAAGATCTTCTTTGTCCAACTGGCCGATGCGCCGCAGATCGATATGGATCTCCTTTACTGGAGCCGCCACTTCCGCAACATGCCGGGCGAAGGCGATCTGCCGCTCGTGCCCTTCATGGCGGCGATTGCTGCCACCGGTTATGACGGGCCGCTGTCGTTGGAAATCTTCAACGACCAGTTCCGCAGCGGTTCGGCGCGCCTGATTGCGGAGGATGGCCATCGCTCGCTTCTCAACCTGATGGATGACGTGAGGCGGGCGGCTCCCGATCTCAAGGTCACGACTGACGAGGTGCCGCCGCGCATTGCCGTGGAGGCCGTCGAGTTCGTCGAGTTCGCAGCTTCGCTGGAGGACGCCGATGACCTGGTGGCACTCCTGACGACGCTCGGTTTCGTTAAGGCCGGACAGCACAAGAACCGCAAGGTCGATCTTTACCAGCAGGGCGAGATCCGCATCGTCATCAACAACGATCCGGACAGTATCGCCAGTTCCTCCTATTCCGTGCACGGCGTCAACGTCTATGCCTTCGGTCTGCGCGTGGCAGATGCTCGGCGGGCGGTTGAACGGGCGCTTGCGATGGGAGCGGAAGTCTTTTCCGAGCCGCGTCGTCCGGGCGAGGCGGCGGTGCCCGCGGTCACCGCCAGCGGTGGCGAGATCATCTATTTCATCGATGGCAGCGATGCACTGGGAGAGATCTGGTCGAAGGAGTTTGACCTCGCGTCGACCTCGACCACGGGCGCCGGCCTGACGCGAATTGATCATCTGGCACAGACAACCCGTTACGACGAGATGCTAAGCCTGCTTCTGTTTTACACGGCGATCTTCGATGTCAGTCGGTCCGGTATGGTGGATGTTGCCGATCCGGGCGGCCTCGTGCGCAGCCAGGCGATCCATGCCGCGGATGGCCGGTTCCGCGTGACGATCAACGGCGCGGAAAGCCGCAAAACCTTTGCCGGCCACTTCCTGACAGAAGGTTTTGGCGCGGGCGTGCAGCATATCGCATTCCAGACGGGTGATATCTTCGCGACGGCAACGGCGCTGAAGACGTGTGGCCTGGAGCCGCTGCCGATTTCGCAGAACTATTACGACGATCTAGAGGCCCGCTTCGGCCTAATGCCGGATTTCGTTGATCGGCTGCGCGACCTCAGCATTCTCTACGATCGTGACCATGACGGGGAATATTTCCAGCTCTACAGCCGCACCTTCGGCGAAGGTTTCTTCTTCGAGATCATCGAGCGACGCAACGGCTACAACGGATACGGCGCAGCAAATGCGATTTTTCGGATAGCCGCACAACGTAGATTGTCCAGGCCGGTCGGGCTACCAAGCGGGTAA
- a CDS encoding Rrf2 family transcriptional regulator, which translates to MRHDSRLSRMLHVMIHMGHHDGPMTSDMIAAMLNANPVVIRRTMAGLREQGFVHSEKGHGGGWTLAKPLDDLTLLDIYRAVGEPSVFAVGPAYDMPGCLIEQAVNATLKDVFAEAEQLLLTRFAGVTLADIAKDFPAVIQEYGQRCE; encoded by the coding sequence ATGCGGCACGACAGCCGGCTATCCAGAATGCTGCATGTGATGATCCATATGGGTCATCATGACGGACCCATGACGTCGGACATGATCGCTGCCATGCTGAATGCAAACCCAGTCGTCATTCGACGCACCATGGCAGGCTTGCGTGAACAGGGGTTTGTCCATTCCGAAAAGGGCCATGGCGGCGGCTGGACGCTGGCAAAACCACTGGATGATCTGACATTGCTCGATATCTATCGCGCTGTGGGGGAACCGTCCGTCTTTGCCGTCGGCCCGGCCTATGACATGCCAGGTTGCCTGATTGAGCAGGCGGTGAATGCCACGTTGAAAGATGTATTCGCAGAAGCCGAGCAACTGCTGCTCACCCGGTTTGCCGGGGTGACGCTGGCTGATATTGCCAAAGACTTTCCGGCGGTAATCCAAGAGTACGGCCAGCGCTGCGAATGA